One Malaclemys terrapin pileata isolate rMalTer1 chromosome 7, rMalTer1.hap1, whole genome shotgun sequence genomic region harbors:
- the CCDC71 gene encoding coiled-coil domain-containing protein 71 isoform X3 has translation MKIEVNNVEEKAVHSWSRISSAGQKALEEALRVFNPMSKDLSDTETQLVAFLQGLKEEGYQPTVLRSKDVYGYSSCTADTPSQTQESTRDDSDTGAAVSDCTKAPVRSPAVTAEVPGTLAEVSVSSPSVRTKPVSKGSATNLLLNSLKETRSGTSKASAMGFPANMYPDVYPAMRLSVVLEALVPLEATASCLESKYKQGHLGISPSDLKLLKASGASRQNTKLPSGQFDPKGYKHVVKKAPDSPALAVTLLKGTKGGVLKESNGCKASGILNGRITGSSSQCCSGGSQAKAFKNKAKEVPVGRTDWKDSSSQETVGQKRKRAEEVKEAPQKKKKNIMTKPELSQSTLNLLRSRAIKVDSSSSDDDVRRRAQKILRVNLSPVIRIQPLSPSHNVP, from the coding sequence ATGAAGATTGAGGTGAACAATGTGGAAGAAAAAGCTGTCCATTCTTGGTCAAGAATCTCTTCGGCAGGACAAAAAGCCCTGGAGGAAGCCCTCAGAGTCTTCAACCCCATGTCCAAGGACCTTTCAGATACCGAAACCCAGCTGGTGGCCTTTCTCCAAGGCCTCAAGGAGGAAGGCTACCAGCCCACCGTCTTAAGGAGCAAGGATGTTTATGGGTACAGCTCCTGCACGGCGGATACTCCCAGCCAGACACAAGAGAGCACACGAGACGATTCAGACACAGGCGCTGCTGTCTCTGACTGTACGAAAGCTCCGGTTAGAAGCCCTGCCGTGACAGCCGAGGTGCCTGGGACACTTGCGGAGGTTTCGGTCAGCTCTCCTAGCGTTCGCACCAAGCCTGTCTCTAAAGGGAGTGCCACAAACCTGCTGCTCAACTCCTTGAAAGAGACCCGGTCAGGCACATCGAAGGCCTCAGCAATGGGCTTCCCAGCTAATATGTACCCTGACGTGTATCCAGCCATGAGACTCTCTGTCGTTCTGGAAGCCTTGGTCCCACTGGAAGCCACAGCATCCTGTTTGGAGTCCAAATACAAACAGGGGCATCTTGGAATCTCCCCCTCAGACCTGAAGCTTCTCAAGGCATCGGGTGCCTCAAGGCAGAACACTAAGCTGCCCTCGGGGCAGTTCGACCCCAAAGGCTATAAACACGTAGTTAAGAAAGCGCCAGATTCTCCCGCTCTAGCTGTAACGCTTCTGAAGGGAACGAAAGGTGGGGTGCTGAAGGAGAGTAATGGTTGCAAAGCATCTGGAATCCTGAATGGGAGGATTACAGGCAGCTCATCTCAGTGTTGCAGTGGGGGGTCACAGGCCAAggcctttaaaaataaagccaaGGAAGTTCCGGTGGGGAGAACTGACTGGAAAGACAGCAGTAGTCAGGAGACAGTTGGGCAGAAAAGGAAAAGAGCCGAGGAGGTGAAAGAAGCAccacagaaaaagaagaaaaatatcatGACTAAACCTGAACTAAGTCAGAGCACTTTGAACCTGCTGAGATCCCGGGCCATTAAGGTGGACAGCTCGTCGTCAGACGATGATGTGAGGAGGAGAGCACAGAAGATCcttagggttaacctgtccccTGTGATCAGAATCCAGCCATTGTCCCCCTCTCACAATGTCCCCTGA
- the LOC128840022 gene encoding uncharacterized protein LOC128840022 isoform X2: MSVVGMGWSPVKGGTMAKGLAPHPGVSSAPCPSRSVLAESQWRGQQGSGPMEEAPSSQAPCKQSNSQRLPGVKEELPAGPPPDYRQHLYSLLGPGRAEYFLSPPALERCRTPGEQGLLEAVGGAGAEELWRVLHEDPQRQRQAAEARMGRAVAEQVPWLGRAALTPRMQRVARWRRQLHVMHRLGELHQDATSLLLAREPLADLNDSQGAQGPARYLHRALQGGVCGWRG, from the exons ATGAgtgtggtggggatggggtggagcccAGTGAAGGGGGGCACGATGGCAAAGGGTTTAGCTCCCCATCCGGGGGTTTCCTCTGCTCCTTGCCCCTCCCGCTCTGTTCTAGCTGAGTCCCAgtggcgggggcagcaggggtccGGCCCCATGGAGGAAGCACCCAGCAGCCAAGCCCCCTGCAAGCAGAGCAACAGCCAGAGGCTGCCGGGGGTCAAGGAGGAGCTCCCGGCCGGCCCCCCGCCCGACTATCGGCAGCACCTGTACAG CCTTCTGGGCCCTGGAAGAGCCGAATACTTCCTGAGCCCGCCGGCCCTGGAGCGGTGCAGGACCCCCGGGGAGCAGGGCCTGCTGGAGGCAGTGGGAG gggccgGCGCTGAGGAGCTCTGGCGAGTCCTGCATGAGGATCCGCAGCGCCAGCGGCAGGCGGCAGAGGCCAGGATGGGGCGGGCAGTCGCCGAGCAG GTGCCCTGGCTGGGACGTGCTGCTCTCACGCCCAGGATGCAGCGGGTGGCACGGTGGAGGCGGCAGCTACATGTGATGCACCGGCTGGGGGAGCTGCACCAGGACGCaaccagcctgctgctggccagggAGCCGCTCGCCGACCTCAACGACAGCCAGGGGGCGCAGGGGCCGGCCCGCTATCTGCACAGGGCCCTCCAGGGAGGTGTGTGCGGCTGGCGGGGGTGA
- the CCDC71 gene encoding coiled-coil domain-containing protein 71 isoform X2 yields the protein MLERRRRSGGCGLRGGRCPALVFKEFGPIGSSYYPNAMKIEVNNVEEKAVHSWSRISSAGQKALEEALRVFNPMSKDLSDTETQLVAFLQGLKEEGYQPTVLRSKDVYGYSSCTADTPSQTQESTRDDSDTGAAVSDCTKAPVRSPAVTAEVPGTLAEVSVSSPSVRTKPVSKGSATNLLLNSLKETRSGTSKASAMGFPANMYPDVYPAMRLSVVLEALVPLEATASCLESKYKQGHLGISPSDLKLLKASGASRQNTKLPSGQFDPKGYKHVVKKAPDSPALAVTLLKGTKGGVLKESNGCKASGILNGRITGSSSQCCSGGSQAKAFKNKAKEVPVGRTDWKDSSSQETVGQKRKRAEEVKEAPQKKKKNIMTKPELSQSTLNLLRSRAIKVDSSSSDDDVRRRAQKILRVNLSPVIRIQPLSPSHNVP from the exons ATGTTGGAGCGGCGGCGGCGCAGCGGCGGGTGCGGGCTCCGCGGCGGCCG GTGTCCAGCGTTGGTTTTCAAGGAATTTGGACCTATTGGAAGCTCCTACTACCCTAATGCCATGAAGATTGAGGTGAACAATGTGGAAGAAAAAGCTGTCCATTCTTGGTCAAGAATCTCTTCGGCAGGACAAAAAGCCCTGGAGGAAGCCCTCAGAGTCTTCAACCCCATGTCCAAGGACCTTTCAGATACCGAAACCCAGCTGGTGGCCTTTCTCCAAGGCCTCAAGGAGGAAGGCTACCAGCCCACCGTCTTAAGGAGCAAGGATGTTTATGGGTACAGCTCCTGCACGGCGGATACTCCCAGCCAGACACAAGAGAGCACACGAGACGATTCAGACACAGGCGCTGCTGTCTCTGACTGTACGAAAGCTCCGGTTAGAAGCCCTGCCGTGACAGCCGAGGTGCCTGGGACACTTGCGGAGGTTTCGGTCAGCTCTCCTAGCGTTCGCACCAAGCCTGTCTCTAAAGGGAGTGCCACAAACCTGCTGCTCAACTCCTTGAAAGAGACCCGGTCAGGCACATCGAAGGCCTCAGCAATGGGCTTCCCAGCTAATATGTACCCTGACGTGTATCCAGCCATGAGACTCTCTGTCGTTCTGGAAGCCTTGGTCCCACTGGAAGCCACAGCATCCTGTTTGGAGTCCAAATACAAACAGGGGCATCTTGGAATCTCCCCCTCAGACCTGAAGCTTCTCAAGGCATCGGGTGCCTCAAGGCAGAACACTAAGCTGCCCTCGGGGCAGTTCGACCCCAAAGGCTATAAACACGTAGTTAAGAAAGCGCCAGATTCTCCCGCTCTAGCTGTAACGCTTCTGAAGGGAACGAAAGGTGGGGTGCTGAAGGAGAGTAATGGTTGCAAAGCATCTGGAATCCTGAATGGGAGGATTACAGGCAGCTCATCTCAGTGTTGCAGTGGGGGGTCACAGGCCAAggcctttaaaaataaagccaaGGAAGTTCCGGTGGGGAGAACTGACTGGAAAGACAGCAGTAGTCAGGAGACAGTTGGGCAGAAAAGGAAAAGAGCCGAGGAGGTGAAAGAAGCAccacagaaaaagaagaaaaatatcatGACTAAACCTGAACTAAGTCAGAGCACTTTGAACCTGCTGAGATCCCGGGCCATTAAGGTGGACAGCTCGTCGTCAGACGATGATGTGAGGAGGAGAGCACAGAAGATCcttagggttaacctgtccccTGTGATCAGAATCCAGCCATTGTCCCCCTCTCACAATGTCCCCTGA
- the LOC128840022 gene encoding uncharacterized protein LOC128840022 isoform X3: MSVVGMGWSPVKGGTMAKGLAPHPGVSSAPCPSRSVLAESQWRGQQGSGPMEEAPSSQAPCKQSNSQRLPGVKEELPAGPPPDYRQHLYSLLGPGRAEYFLSPPALERCRTPGEQGLLEAVGGAGAEELWRVLHEDPQRQRQAAEARMGRAVAEQVPWLGRAALTPRMQRVARWRRQLHVMHRLGELHQDATSLLLAREPLADLNDSQGAQGPARYLHRALQGGR, translated from the exons ATGAgtgtggtggggatggggtggagcccAGTGAAGGGGGGCACGATGGCAAAGGGTTTAGCTCCCCATCCGGGGGTTTCCTCTGCTCCTTGCCCCTCCCGCTCTGTTCTAGCTGAGTCCCAgtggcgggggcagcaggggtccGGCCCCATGGAGGAAGCACCCAGCAGCCAAGCCCCCTGCAAGCAGAGCAACAGCCAGAGGCTGCCGGGGGTCAAGGAGGAGCTCCCGGCCGGCCCCCCGCCCGACTATCGGCAGCACCTGTACAG CCTTCTGGGCCCTGGAAGAGCCGAATACTTCCTGAGCCCGCCGGCCCTGGAGCGGTGCAGGACCCCCGGGGAGCAGGGCCTGCTGGAGGCAGTGGGAG gggccgGCGCTGAGGAGCTCTGGCGAGTCCTGCATGAGGATCCGCAGCGCCAGCGGCAGGCGGCAGAGGCCAGGATGGGGCGGGCAGTCGCCGAGCAG GTGCCCTGGCTGGGACGTGCTGCTCTCACGCCCAGGATGCAGCGGGTGGCACGGTGGAGGCGGCAGCTACATGTGATGCACCGGCTGGGGGAGCTGCACCAGGACGCaaccagcctgctgctggccagggAGCCGCTCGCCGACCTCAACGACAGCCAGGGGGCGCAGGGGCCGGCCCGCTATCTGCACAGGGCCCTCCAGGGAG GTCGGTGA
- the CCDC71 gene encoding coiled-coil domain-containing protein 71 isoform X1 has translation MEEIQSGSVHLCNPPCAASTLGSMRLYWHNKLSRCPALVFKEFGPIGSSYYPNAMKIEVNNVEEKAVHSWSRISSAGQKALEEALRVFNPMSKDLSDTETQLVAFLQGLKEEGYQPTVLRSKDVYGYSSCTADTPSQTQESTRDDSDTGAAVSDCTKAPVRSPAVTAEVPGTLAEVSVSSPSVRTKPVSKGSATNLLLNSLKETRSGTSKASAMGFPANMYPDVYPAMRLSVVLEALVPLEATASCLESKYKQGHLGISPSDLKLLKASGASRQNTKLPSGQFDPKGYKHVVKKAPDSPALAVTLLKGTKGGVLKESNGCKASGILNGRITGSSSQCCSGGSQAKAFKNKAKEVPVGRTDWKDSSSQETVGQKRKRAEEVKEAPQKKKKNIMTKPELSQSTLNLLRSRAIKVDSSSSDDDVRRRAQKILRVNLSPVIRIQPLSPSHNVP, from the exons ATGGAAGAAATACAGAGCGGTTCAGTGCACCTGTGCAACCCGCCCTGTGCTGCCTCCACCCTCGGGTCAATGAGACTTTATTGGCACAACAAACTCTCCAG GTGTCCAGCGTTGGTTTTCAAGGAATTTGGACCTATTGGAAGCTCCTACTACCCTAATGCCATGAAGATTGAGGTGAACAATGTGGAAGAAAAAGCTGTCCATTCTTGGTCAAGAATCTCTTCGGCAGGACAAAAAGCCCTGGAGGAAGCCCTCAGAGTCTTCAACCCCATGTCCAAGGACCTTTCAGATACCGAAACCCAGCTGGTGGCCTTTCTCCAAGGCCTCAAGGAGGAAGGCTACCAGCCCACCGTCTTAAGGAGCAAGGATGTTTATGGGTACAGCTCCTGCACGGCGGATACTCCCAGCCAGACACAAGAGAGCACACGAGACGATTCAGACACAGGCGCTGCTGTCTCTGACTGTACGAAAGCTCCGGTTAGAAGCCCTGCCGTGACAGCCGAGGTGCCTGGGACACTTGCGGAGGTTTCGGTCAGCTCTCCTAGCGTTCGCACCAAGCCTGTCTCTAAAGGGAGTGCCACAAACCTGCTGCTCAACTCCTTGAAAGAGACCCGGTCAGGCACATCGAAGGCCTCAGCAATGGGCTTCCCAGCTAATATGTACCCTGACGTGTATCCAGCCATGAGACTCTCTGTCGTTCTGGAAGCCTTGGTCCCACTGGAAGCCACAGCATCCTGTTTGGAGTCCAAATACAAACAGGGGCATCTTGGAATCTCCCCCTCAGACCTGAAGCTTCTCAAGGCATCGGGTGCCTCAAGGCAGAACACTAAGCTGCCCTCGGGGCAGTTCGACCCCAAAGGCTATAAACACGTAGTTAAGAAAGCGCCAGATTCTCCCGCTCTAGCTGTAACGCTTCTGAAGGGAACGAAAGGTGGGGTGCTGAAGGAGAGTAATGGTTGCAAAGCATCTGGAATCCTGAATGGGAGGATTACAGGCAGCTCATCTCAGTGTTGCAGTGGGGGGTCACAGGCCAAggcctttaaaaataaagccaaGGAAGTTCCGGTGGGGAGAACTGACTGGAAAGACAGCAGTAGTCAGGAGACAGTTGGGCAGAAAAGGAAAAGAGCCGAGGAGGTGAAAGAAGCAccacagaaaaagaagaaaaatatcatGACTAAACCTGAACTAAGTCAGAGCACTTTGAACCTGCTGAGATCCCGGGCCATTAAGGTGGACAGCTCGTCGTCAGACGATGATGTGAGGAGGAGAGCACAGAAGATCcttagggttaacctgtccccTGTGATCAGAATCCAGCCATTGTCCCCCTCTCACAATGTCCCCTGA
- the LOC128840022 gene encoding uncharacterized protein LOC128840022 isoform X4, with translation MEEAPSSQAPCKQSNSQRLPGVKEELPAGPPPDYRQHLYSLLGPGRAEYFLSPPALERCRTPGEQGLLEAVGGAGAEELWRVLHEDPQRQRQAAEARMGRAVAEQVRGSWAGAQLVPASGVAMGGSGLCPDSNPQRWSPLGGSAVGLPYVRIYPDMSGFWGLKSPSGRKSPKAKHVQENREGGVVGLGSRLEPLGPAVLGQGWCGTRA, from the exons ATGGAGGAAGCACCCAGCAGCCAAGCCCCCTGCAAGCAGAGCAACAGCCAGAGGCTGCCGGGGGTCAAGGAGGAGCTCCCGGCCGGCCCCCCGCCCGACTATCGGCAGCACCTGTACAG CCTTCTGGGCCCTGGAAGAGCCGAATACTTCCTGAGCCCGCCGGCCCTGGAGCGGTGCAGGACCCCCGGGGAGCAGGGCCTGCTGGAGGCAGTGGGAG gggccgGCGCTGAGGAGCTCTGGCGAGTCCTGCATGAGGATCCGCAGCGCCAGCGGCAGGCGGCAGAGGCCAGGATGGGGCGGGCAGTCGCCGAGCAGGTGAGGGGATCCTGGGCTGGGGCGCAGCTTGTCCCTGCATCTGGGGTTGCTATGGGTGGGAGCGGGCTTTGCCCTGATTCCAACCCACAAAGGTGGTCCCCCCTCGGTGGTTCtgcggtagggttaccatacgtccggatttacccggacatgtctggcttttggggcctcaaatccccgtccgggaggaaatccccaaaagccaaacatgtccaggaaaatagggagggaggggtcgtggggcttgggtccaggctggagccgctggggccggcggtgctcggccagggctggtgcggaaccagggcctga
- the LOC128840022 gene encoding uncharacterized protein LOC128840022 isoform X1, with product MSVVGMGWSPVKGGTMAKGLAPHPGVSSAPCPSRSVLAESQWRGQQGSGPMEEAPSSQAPCKQSNSQRLPGVKEELPAGPPPDYRQHLYSLLGPGRAEYFLSPPALERCRTPGEQGLLEAVGGAGAEELWRVLHEDPQRQRQAAEARMGRAVAEQVRGSWAGAQLVPASGVAMGGSGLCPDSNPQRWSPLGGSAVGLPYVRIYPDMSGFWGLKSPSGRKSPKAKHVQENREGGVVGLGSRLEPLGPAVLGQGWCGTRA from the exons ATGAgtgtggtggggatggggtggagcccAGTGAAGGGGGGCACGATGGCAAAGGGTTTAGCTCCCCATCCGGGGGTTTCCTCTGCTCCTTGCCCCTCCCGCTCTGTTCTAGCTGAGTCCCAgtggcgggggcagcaggggtccGGCCCCATGGAGGAAGCACCCAGCAGCCAAGCCCCCTGCAAGCAGAGCAACAGCCAGAGGCTGCCGGGGGTCAAGGAGGAGCTCCCGGCCGGCCCCCCGCCCGACTATCGGCAGCACCTGTACAG CCTTCTGGGCCCTGGAAGAGCCGAATACTTCCTGAGCCCGCCGGCCCTGGAGCGGTGCAGGACCCCCGGGGAGCAGGGCCTGCTGGAGGCAGTGGGAG gggccgGCGCTGAGGAGCTCTGGCGAGTCCTGCATGAGGATCCGCAGCGCCAGCGGCAGGCGGCAGAGGCCAGGATGGGGCGGGCAGTCGCCGAGCAGGTGAGGGGATCCTGGGCTGGGGCGCAGCTTGTCCCTGCATCTGGGGTTGCTATGGGTGGGAGCGGGCTTTGCCCTGATTCCAACCCACAAAGGTGGTCCCCCCTCGGTGGTTCtgcggtagggttaccatacgtccggatttacccggacatgtctggcttttggggcctcaaatccccgtccgggaggaaatccccaaaagccaaacatgtccaggaaaatagggagggaggggtcgtggggcttgggtccaggctggagccgctggggccggcggtgctcggccagggctggtgcggaaccagggcctga